The Vibrio agarivorans genome window below encodes:
- the metK gene encoding methionine adenosyltransferase, giving the protein MAKHLFTSESVSEGHPDKIADQISDAVLDAILEQDPKARVACETYVKTGMVMVGGEITTSAWVDIEELTRETVREIGYVHSDMGFDADSCAVLNTIGKQSPDINQGVDKADPKEQGAGDQGIMFGYATNETDILMPAPITYSHRLVQKQAEVRKNGTLPWLRPDAKSQVTFQYDQGKIVGIDAVVLSTQHCDSISTPDLREAVMEEIIKPVLPSEWINKETNFFINPTGRFVIGGPMGDCGLTGRKIIVDTYGGAARHGGGAFSGKDPSKVDRSAAYAARYVAKNIVAAGMADRCEIQLSYAIGVADPTSIMVETFGTEKVSHDIIVEAVRQNFDLRPYGLQEMLNLLQPIYKKTAAYGHFGREEFPWEATDKAALLREFAGIK; this is encoded by the coding sequence ATGGCTAAGCACCTATTCACTTCTGAGTCGGTTTCAGAAGGTCACCCAGATAAAATTGCAGACCAAATCTCTGATGCAGTTCTAGACGCAATTCTTGAGCAAGATCCTAAAGCTCGCGTTGCTTGTGAAACTTACGTAAAGACCGGCATGGTAATGGTTGGTGGTGAGATCACAACGTCTGCATGGGTTGATATCGAAGAGCTAACTCGCGAAACCGTTCGTGAAATTGGTTACGTTCACTCTGACATGGGCTTTGATGCTGACTCTTGTGCTGTTCTGAACACTATCGGTAAGCAATCTCCAGACATCAACCAAGGTGTTGATAAAGCGGATCCTAAAGAGCAAGGTGCTGGTGACCAAGGTATCATGTTCGGCTACGCAACAAACGAAACTGACATTCTGATGCCAGCGCCGATCACATACTCTCACCGTCTTGTGCAAAAACAAGCGGAAGTACGTAAGAACGGCACACTACCTTGGTTGCGTCCTGATGCAAAATCACAGGTAACGTTCCAATACGACCAAGGTAAGATTGTTGGTATCGACGCAGTTGTTCTTTCTACTCAACACTGTGATTCAATCTCAACACCTGACCTACGTGAAGCAGTAATGGAAGAGATCATCAAGCCAGTACTGCCTTCTGAGTGGATCAACAAAGAGACTAACTTCTTCATTAACCCAACTGGTCGTTTCGTAATCGGTGGCCCAATGGGTGACTGTGGTCTAACGGGTCGTAAGATCATCGTTGATACCTACGGCGGCGCAGCTCGTCACGGCGGTGGTGCATTCTCTGGTAAAGATCCATCGAAGGTTGACCGCTCTGCAGCTTACGCTGCACGTTACGTAGCGAAGAACATCGTTGCAGCAGGCATGGCTGACCGTTGTGAAATCCAACTTTCATACGCTATCGGCGTTGCTGATCCAACGTCTATCATGGTTGAGACGTTTGGTACTGAAAAAGTATCACACGACATCATCGTTGAAGCGGTTCGCCAAAACTTCGATCTACGCCCATACGGCCTACAAGAGATGCTGAACCTTCTTCAGCCTATCTACAAGAAGACAGCAGCATACGGTCACTTTGGTCGCGAAGAGTTCCCATGGGAAGCGACAGACAAAGCAGCACTTCTACGTGAGTTTGCAGGCATCAAATAA